One region of Triticum aestivum cultivar Chinese Spring chromosome 6B, IWGSC CS RefSeq v2.1, whole genome shotgun sequence genomic DNA includes:
- the LOC123136027 gene encoding uncharacterized protein isoform X1 — MPSSSPAMAIQPPPRPPAQELDLDAFLPSSPASSSASDADADHRRAVDDLLLLLSSSDSEGDDEPTRAPATNLKPLTSIKAPPPPPKPSPPSPLPSPSASPGRSTSASPSATLSSLVSRTFSSNAASSSTSSARPLPSLFRGVRPSPKPGAALAAAAAASRAVLTPHAAAIKSRRTASAPIDKLLDEGSGSEASEGILSTGNLEAEEVAEKVSEEVVARVTEEAVGGSGDEELEEDKHGEVGTEENSEPSELVDLGNVDSVAVDNVNEQEQLGGENLAETYQAGSQIGLVDEENSDEQLSDGNLAEAGEIVDQDGSVSEEKTDDGLEAEFSDTDLEELLESERIIDKVIEERLEISRMAEKNAEKRPKVPMKPLERAEELEKRQASFGHLWEEGAAAQPMHLEGIGKGQPAIGYMQIEVDNPITRAMASPSFRQDHGSPQVLAVHRSYIAMGMSTGSVIIVPSKYSIHQADDTDAKMLFFWNQGEKTQSPVTAMCFNPQGDLLLVGYGDGHMTIWDVQKATAAKVIYGEHTGAVVHVCFIRQSKAITGDSKGLVLLHTFSIIPVINRLTVKGTQRLFDGNTGIVLSACPLLADESFGSGNSSMQGNLPTSSSGGLGSMMGGVVGVDSGWKFFNEGSSPLEDGVTVMFIMHQHALVVRLRTNIDHVDHIENFSRPDGAREGSIAYAAWKYTSSSTDSSPIDEERVSWLALAWDRQVQVAKLVKSKMIRHKDWKLDSAAVGVAWLNDQMLAVLNLKGQLCLFSKDGSELRRTIFILDGFVFDDSILYHTHFSNRFGNPERHFNNSVAVRGATVYILGPSFLTVSRLLPWKERIEALKMAGDWMGALDMAMKLYDGHTQGVVDLPRTVDSIRGAIMPYLVELLLSYIGYVFEYISIALSNHTGKGGATDGLIDADRSLLTQREEQYARVGGVAVEFCVHIGRNDILFDTVFSKFVAAQSGGIFLEVLEPYILKDMLGSLPPEIMQALVEHYSGKGWLQRVEQCILHMDISSLDFNQVVRLCREHGLYGALIYLFNQGLNDFRTPLEELLSVIQNATRKDATSTCYRMLVYLKYCFQGLAFPPGHGTIPRAQLHAVRKELLQFMLEDSKMLTSEVFKGFSSSSGKCPNICYLLWMDTEATLEVVKCAFAQENFEPTSSILDASVSKDEEDTDIESPDSQNILLQTVVDTIIHIVGLENEAIHSVVVGTAESEELWPSVSDFSHIIEFVSFFVSHKRANASQRVLKHILKYLTSSTTSYDDKKMPPQKEVLQLFNVVPQTDWNSDYVLNLCLDAHFHQACGMIYTARNQNLAALDSYMKDTMEPYHAFIFINKKLLQLASDEALSFRSIVISHFAELVNLSRECAFVLVIDHFHDEIQQILAELHSDHRSLFLFLKTAIEVHLSGKLDFSELTARNYEIVESLYSGELEDYLQRLSNLPKLFDRNPISMTDKLVELYLEVEVFLVAAHALRDHHPFFVNQIRLLAQLLCQYEPRSVLKFLETFDSYRLERCLLLCLDYGVTDAAAFLQERVGDVASALELVLAGLDEKVNQFIASVENAFSRTSSKSISEIEQPDIVLNMSEAHPVLDVLRSSIGLCQRNSQRLDPEESQLLWFQLVDSFSDPLKKLYGSKVVNGKGCWSVGGETTNGHQTGKGFSQKMVNSAYQRCLNTLRRVFSQFVGEIIEAMAGYIPLPAIMAKLLSDNGSQEFGDFKLVIHRMLSMYLYEKRILETAKSVIEDDSFYTLSLLKRGVCHGFAPQTFVCCVCNCSLSKEGAISAVRVFSCGHATHLHCESEQSKSSNKDFKDGCPVCLSMSDTQARNKSPIIAENGLPKYPVVEHEVPYGVHHNHETDHVERSRALHQMSRFEILNNLQKGQKSFHIETVPPLKLSPPAIYHEKIQKRVSLVGESSRHSVRSEKPQKIWHMKEPKSKKSGNWLPPKSSIFSSDKNQVR; from the exons atgccgtcgtcgtcgccggcgatggcgatccagccaccaccgcggccaccggctcAGGAGCTCGACCTCGACGCCTTCCTCCCGTCTTCTCCCGCCTCCTCCTCAgcctccgacgccgacgccgatcACCGCCGCGCCGTCGACGACCTgctgctcctcctctcctcctccgacTCCGAAGGCGACGACGAGCCAACCCGTGCGCCCGCCACCAACCTCAAACCCCTAACCAGTATCAAAGCCCCACCGCCGCCCCCTAAACCTTCTCCcccatctcctctgccatcgcctTCCGCTTCCCCCGGGAGATCCACCTCCGCATCGCCGTCGGCGACGCTCTCCTCCCTCGTCTCGAGAACCTTTTCGAGCAACGCTGcttcctcgtccacctcctcggcgaGGCCGCTCCCCTCGCTCTTCCGGGGTGTCCGCCCAAGCCCCAAGCCCGGCGCCGCCCTGGCCGCGGCGGCAGCCGCGTCCCGCGCCGTCCTCACCCCGCACGCCGCTGCAATTAAGTCGCGGCGCACCGCCTCCGCGCCCATCGATAAGCTCCTCGACGAGGGCTCCGGCTCCGAAGCCTCCGAGGGGATCCTTTCCACTGGAAATCTCGAAGCAGAGGAAGTAGCTGAGAAGGTCAGTGAGGAAGTGGTTGCTAGGGTGACCGAGGAAGCTGTCGGTGGGAGTGGGGATGAAGAATTGGAAGAGGACAAGCACGGGGAAGTGGGGACTGAAGAGAATTCCGAGCCCTCCGAATTGGTGGACCTAGGCAATGTCGATTCTGTTGCTGTGGATAATGTCAATGAGCAGGAGCAACTTGGGGGCGAGAATTTGGCAGAAACATATCAAGCTGGGAGTCAAATTGGGCTTGTTGATGAAGAAAATAGTGATGAGCAACTTAGTGATGGAAATTTAGCGGAAGCTGGTGAGATTGTGGATCAAGATGGGTCAGTTTCCGAGGAAAAGACTGATGATGGTCTGGAAGCTGAATTTTCTGACACTGACTTGGAAGAGCTACTGGAATCTGAGCGCATCATTGATAAGGTGATCGAAGAGAGGTTGGAGATCAGCAGGATGGCTGAAAAAAATGCGGAGAAAAGGCCGAAGGTACCGATGAAACCACTGGAGCGGGCTGAGGAGCTTGAGAAGAGACAGGCCTCATTTGGGCATCTctgggaggagggagcagcagcTCAACCCATGCACCTGGAGGGGATTGGGAAGGGGCAACCAGCTATTGGTTACATGCAGATTGAGGTGGACAACCCAATAACTCGTGCCATGGCATCTCCCTCTTTTAGACAGGACCATGGCTCTCCTCAGGTCTTAGCAGTACATAGGAGCTATATTGCCATGGGCATGTCCACTGGATCTGTTATCATCGTCCCAAGCAAATACTCCATCCATCAAGCTGATGATACAGATGCAAAG ATGCTGTTCTTTTGGAATCAAGGTGAGAAAACCCAATCACCAGTGACTGCCATGTGCTTTAACCCGCAAGGGGATCTTCTGCTAGTAGGATATGGTGATGGTCATATGACAATTTGGGATGTACAGAAAGCTACTGCAGCAAAAGTCATATATGGTGAGCATACAGGAGCTGTAGTGCATGTTTGTTTTATCCGCCAATCTAAAGCCATCACTGGTGATTCAAAAGGGCTTGTTCTTCTGCACACCTTCTCTATTATCCCCGTCATTAATCGCTTGACTGTTAAGGGAACTCAG CGCCTTTTTGATGGAAACACTGGAATCGTGCTCTCAGCCTGTCCTCTTCTAGCGGATGAATCCTTTGGTTCTGGAAACTCATCTATGCAGGGCAACCTACCAACTTCCTCCAGTGGTGGTCTTGGGAGCATGATGGGAGGTGTAGTTGGAGTAGATTCTGGAtggaagtttttcaatgaaggttCTTCTCCATTGGAGGATGGTGTTACAGTCATGTTCATTATGCATCAACATGCTCTTGTG GTTAGACTCCGTACCaacattgaccacgttgaccatattGAGAACTTCTCTAGACCAGATGGAGCACGCGAAGGGTCAATTGCTTATGCTGCATGGAAATACACATCGTCCTCCACTGATTCATCGCCAATTG ATGAAGAGCGAGTATCTTGGCTTGCGCTTGCATGGGACCGTCAAGTACAAGTTGCAAAACTTGTTAAATCGAAGATGATCAGACATAAGGACTGGAAGCTTGATAGTGCCGCTGTTGGCGTTGCCTGGTTAAATGATCAG ATGTTAGCTGTCCTTAACTTGAAAGGGCAGCTCTGTTTGTTCTCAAAAGATGGCAGTGAGCTTCGCAGGACTATCTTTATTCTTGATGGTTTTGTCTTCGATGACAGCATACTGTACCATACACATTTTTCTAACAGGTTTGGCAACCCTGAGAGACATTTTAACAACTCAGTAGCAGTGAGAGGTGCTACAGTATATATTCTTGGCCCAAGCTTTCTTACAGTTTCGCGACTTCTTCCATGGAAAGAGCGGATTGAAGCACTAAAGATGGCTGGTGATTGGATGGGTGCACTGGACATGGCAATGAAGCTTTATGACGGTCACACACAGGGTGTTGTTGATCTTCCGAGAACAGTTGATTCTATAAGGGGAGCCATAATGCCGTATTTAGTAGAGTTGCTGCTGTCATATATAGGTTATGTCTTCGAATATATTTCAATTGCATTGTCAAATCATACTGGAAAGGGGGGAGCAACAGATGGCCTGATAGATGCCGATAGATCCCTGCTGACACAGAGAGAAGAACAATATGCTCGTGTAGGAGGGGTTGCAGTCGAGTTTTGTGTTCACATTGGTCGGAATGACATCCTGTTTGATACAGTCTTCTCTAAGTTTGTTGCTGCCCAAAGTGGAG GTATATTTCTGGAGGTACTAGAGCCATATATATTGAAAGATATGCTGGGTTCTTTACCCCCTGAG ATCATGCAAGCTCTAGTAGAGCATTATAGTGGCAAAGGATGGTTGCAGCGAGTCGAACAATGCATTCTTCATATGGATATTTCATCACTGGATTTTAATCAG GTAGTCAGACTCTGTCGTGAGCATGGGTTATATGGTGCTCTAATTTATTTATTTAACCAAGGGTTGAATGATTTCCGTACACCTCTAGAGGAACTTCTATCTGTCATCCAGAATGCTACtcgaaaagatgctacttctactTG CTACAGAATGCTTGTTTATCTGAAGTATTGCTTCCAGGGCCTAGCATTTCCTCCAG ggcatggaaCAATTCCCCGAGCCCAGCTTCATGCAGTGAGAAAAGAACTTCTGCAATTCATGCTCGAGGACTCTAAAATGCTCACTTCTGAAGTATTTAAGGGTTTTAGTTCTTCTTCTGGAAAATGCCCAAACATATGCTATCTACTATGGATGGATACGGAAGCTACTTTGGAAGTTGTCAAGTGTGCTTTTGCACAAGAGAATTTTGAACCTACTTCTAGTATTCTTGATGCATCTGTATCTAAGGATGAAGAAGATACTGATATTGAAAGCCCAGATAGTCAAAATATTTTGTTACAAACTGTAGTTGACACCATCATTCATATTGTTGGTTTAGAAAATGAGGCGATCCATTCCGTTGTTGTGGGTACTGCTGAGTCAGAAGAACTTTGGCCTTCAGTGAGTGACTTCAGTCATATCATTGAATTTGTATCCTTTTTTGTTTCCCATAAAAGGGCAAATGCATCTCAAAGAGTTCTCAAGCACATTCTTAAATACCTCACGTCATCCACTACATCATACGATGATAAAAAGATGCCACCTCAGAAAGAAGTTCTTCAGCTCTTCAACGTGGTTCCTCAAACTGACTGGAATTCTGATTATGTGTTGAATCTTTGTTTAGATGCCCATTTTCATCAG GCCTGTGGCATGATATATACAGCCAGAAATCAAAATTTGGCTGCTTTAGATAGTTACATGAAGGATACAATGGAACCATACCATGCATTTATCTTCATCAACAAAAAGTTACTTCAATTGGCAAGTGATGAAGCTTTGTCGTTTCGTTCCATAGTAATATCTCATTTTGCTGAGCTAGTCAATCTAAGCAG GGAGTGTGCATTTGTGTTGGTCATTGATCATTTTCATGATGAGATCCAGCAAATATTGGCAGAGCTTCATTCTGATCACCGCAGCCTCTTTCTTTTCTTGAAAACTGCAATCGAAGTACACTTGTCAGGAAAACTTGACTTCAGTGAACTTACTGCCAGAAACTATGAAATTGTTGAAAGTCTGTACTCTGGCGAACTCGAAGATTATCTTCAGAGATTATCAAATCTCCCAAAGTTGTTTGACCGCAATCCTATTTCTATGACTGATAAGTTAGTTGAACTCTATCTGGAG GTTGAAGTTTTTTTAGTGGCAGCACATGCTTTGCGAGATCATCATCCTTTTTTTGTTAATCAAATACGCCTTCTTGCACAGCTTCTGTGTCAGTATGAACCAAGGTCAGTTCTGAAGTTTCTGGAGACTTTCGATAGCTACAGATTGGAGAGGTGTTTGCTCCTTTGTCTAGATTATGGAGTTACAGATGCTGCTGCATTTCTGCAAGAGAGAGTTGGTGATGTTGCGAGCGCGTTGGAACTTGTTCTAGCTGGACTAGATGAGAAAGTTAACCAGTTTATCGCTTCGGTGGAAAATGCGTTCTCTCGGACATCGTCAAAGAGTATCTCTGAAATTGAGCAACCAGACATTGTTCTAAACATGAGCGAG GCTCATCCAGTGCTTGATGTGTTACGTTCCTCCATTGGATTGTGCCAAAGGAATTCACAGCGTTTAGATCCAGAGGAGTCTCAGTTACTTTGGTTTCAACTGGTTGACTC TTTCTCAGATCCACTGAAAAAGTTGTATGGAAGCAAAGTTGTAAATGGAAAAGGTTGTTGGTCCGTGGGTGGTGAAACAACAAATGGACATCAAACAGGCAAAGGATTCTCACAAAAAATGGTGAATTCAGCTTATCAAAGGTGTTTGAATACTCTGCGGAGAGTTTTCTCACAATTTGTTGGAGAGATAATTGAGGCAATGGCTGGGTATATACCCCTGCCAGCAATTATGGCAAAGCTATTATCTGACAATGGAAGTCAAGAGTTTGGTGATTTTAAACTTGTCATACATAGAATGCTGTCTATGTATCTCTACGAAAAAAGAATACTG GAAACAGCTAAGTCAGTTATCGAGGATGATTCGTTCTATACCTTGAGCTTATTAAAGAGAGGGGTTTGTCATGGATTTGCTCCACAGACTTTTGTCTGTTGTGTATGCAACTGCTCACTTTCTAAAGAAGGTGCTATTTCAGCAGTTCGAGTATTCAGTTGTGGACATGCAACACATCTTCACTGTGAGTCTGAACAAAGCAAATCATCCAATAAGGATTTTAAAGATGGATGTCCAGTTTGTCTCTCAATGAGTGACACACAAGCCCGAAACAAATCACCTATAATAGCTGAGAATGGGCTACCCAAGTATCCCGTGGTTGAACATGAAGTACCATATGGCGTCCATCATAATCACGAGACAGATCATGTTGAGAGATCTCGTGCGCTTCACCAGATGTCACGG TTTGAAATACTGAACAATCTCCAGAAAGGTCAGAAGTCTTTTCATATTGAGACTGTACCCCCGTTGAAACTTTCTCCGCCAGCCATATATCATGAAAAGATACAAAAGAGAGTAAGTTTGGTGGGAGAATCCAGCAGACATTCAGTTAGAAGTGAAAAACCACAGAAAATATGGCACATGAAGGAGCCAAAATCAAAGAAATCAGGGAATTGGCTTCCACCAAAGTCAAGCATATTCA GTTCTGACAAGAATCAAGTGCGGTAG